Genomic window (Pradoshia sp. D12):
CCATTTTTTGTTCAAATGATGATATGGCCATTGGTGCAATGAATGCGGCTTTTGCAAAAGGATTGACGGTGCCAAAGGATATCTCGATTGTTGGCTTTGATGATATCGAATTTGCCCAGTATACGAACCCATCTCTTACAACCGTGAAACGGCCGATTGAAAAAATTAGTTCACTGGGAGCAAAAAAGATGTTAGAAATGTTGGAGATGGATGAAAATACGGAATTGCCAGGTGGGAAGATTTATGTCGAAACGGAACTTGTCATCAGACGTTCGGTTTCCCCTTTTAAATCAACCTAGCCGTTACTAGTCATTTGACTAGTAACATATTTTCATAAAATGTTAACGTGTGCATAAATGGGAGGAGTGACCCCGTGGAAAAGTTATCAAGAAATTTAGTAAAGGAAGCCAACCTATATCCCGAAAAGATTCTGCAATTTGGGGAGGGAAATTTCCTGAGAGCATTTGTTGATTGGCAGATCGATCTATTGAATAGGAACACTGATTTTAATGGAAGTGTAGTCGTGGTTCAACCGCGCGGCCAAGACATGGTAGAAAAAGTAAATGATCAAGATGGCTTGTACACGCTTTATTTACAAGGTGTAAAAGAAGGAAAGGCTGTGAAGGAGCATTCAATTATCAGCTCTGTCAGCAGAGGCTTAAACCTTTATACACAGTATGACGAGTATTTAAAACTAGCTGAAAACCCTGAAATGCGCTTTATCTTTTCGAATACAACCGAAGCTGGGATTGCATTTAATGAAAAAGATCGATTAGAGGACCGACCACAAAGTAGTTTCCCAGGTAAGTTAACTGCTTTCTTATATCACCGCTATCAAACGTTCAATGGGGACAAAGAAAAAGGGTTTATTATCATCCCATGTGAGCTAATTGAGCGGAACGGAGAAAAGTTAAAAGAATTGGTGCTTCAATATGCTGCACTTTGGAAGCTTGAAGAAGGCTTTGTTCAGTGGATTGATAAGGCAAATACTTTTTGCGGGAGTCTTGTGGATCGAATTGTTCCAGGATATCCACGAGATAGTATTGATGAGATTACGAAAGAGCTTGGATATCAAGATGATCTGGTTGTGGTTGGGGAGCAGTACCATTTGTGGGTGATAGAAGGTCCAGAATGGATTCGTGAGGAATTCCCAGTGCATAAGGTTGGTTTAAATACATTGTTTGTCGAGGATATGACACCTTACAGAACAAGAAAGGTACGTATATTAAATGGGGCTCATACAGCACTGACACCAGTTGCCTATCTATATGGATTAAATACGGTAGCTGAAACAGTTGAGCATGATGTGGTTGGTCAATTTGTAAAAGAACTGATTTATGATGAAATCATTCCAACATTGGATCTACCGTTAGAAGAATTGCACTCTTTTGCCGATGCTGTTCTAGAACGATTCCAAAATCCATTTATTCAGCATTTCTTATTAAGTATATCGCTTAATTCAATGTCAAAATTTAATACCAGAGACTTGCCAACTTTACTGGAATACTACAATCGTAAGCGGGATTTGCCTAGAAAACTAATATTCTCTCTTGCTGCATTGATTTCATTTTATAAAGGAAAAAGAGGAGAAGAGGAAATCAAGTTATCTGATAATCAAGATATATTAGATCTATATAAGGAGCAATGGGGCCACTTTAATGGAACATTGGAGAGTACTAACGCAATTGTTACCAATGTACTGGGGTATGAAGAGAATTGGGAGATGGATTTAAACGAGATACCAGGTTTAACAACTGCTGTTACAATGGATCTTTTTGAAATTGAAACAAAAGGTATGAAGCAGGCAATTGAGGCCGTTTTTGAACAAAAGACAGCAAAATAAGGGGGAAAGACAATGTTAGATATCATTCACCTAAATGAAAATGATAATGTGATTGTCGCGTTAAAGGATATAGAGGCTGGTTATAAGATTGTTGTTCAAGGGAAAGAAATCGAGGTAAAGGAAAGTATTAAAAGGGGACATAAGATTGCAGTCGAAGACATTGCTATTAATGCAAATATCGTGAAGTATGGTTATCCGATCGGGCATGCTATCAAGGGGGTGTCCGTTGGTGAACATGTCCATACGCACAATACGAAAACGAATCTGGAAGGGATTCAAGAGTATCAGTTCAACCAAAAACTCACCTCTAATCCCTATAAACAGCAAAACTTAACCTTCAAGGGCTATAGAAGAAAAAATGGAGACGTCGGTATCCGTAATGAGCTCTGGATTGTGCCAACGGTAGGTTGTGTCAATGGGATTGCGGAAAGAATGATTAAGCTTTTTGAAAAAGAAGTAGGGGATATAAGCCCATTCGAAAATATTCTCGTATTGAAACATAATTTTGGTTGCTCTCAGTTAGGAGACGACCATGAGAATACAAGAAAAATTTTAATGGATGCTGTGTTACATCCTAATGCTGGTGGTGTTTTAGTTTTGGGATTAGGCTGCGAAAATAATAATTTATATGAATTCAAGGAAAGTCTGGGAGAGTTTGACGAAGGTCGTGTCAAGTTTCTTAATTCGCAGGAAGTCTCGGATGAAATTGAAGCAGGTGTGCAAATACTAAAAGAGATTTATGAGAAAGCCAAAGGCGACAAGCGTGAAGAGGTACCGTTATCAGAGTTGAAAATTGGATTAAAATGCGGAGGGTCTGATGGATTATCTGGTATTACTGCTAATCCTCTCTTAGGAAGATTCTCAGATTTCCTAGTAGCTCAAGGAGGGACCACGGTTCTAACAGAAGTACCTGAAATGTTCGGTGCAGAAACTATTTTAATGGAGCGAGCTCAGAATTCGGAAGTGTTTGAAAAAACGGTAGGATTAATTAATGAATTCAAAGAATATTTTAT
Coding sequences:
- a CDS encoding tagaturonate reductase; translated protein: MEKLSRNLVKEANLYPEKILQFGEGNFLRAFVDWQIDLLNRNTDFNGSVVVVQPRGQDMVEKVNDQDGLYTLYLQGVKEGKAVKEHSIISSVSRGLNLYTQYDEYLKLAENPEMRFIFSNTTEAGIAFNEKDRLEDRPQSSFPGKLTAFLYHRYQTFNGDKEKGFIIIPCELIERNGEKLKELVLQYAALWKLEEGFVQWIDKANTFCGSLVDRIVPGYPRDSIDEITKELGYQDDLVVVGEQYHLWVIEGPEWIREEFPVHKVGLNTLFVEDMTPYRTRKVRILNGAHTALTPVAYLYGLNTVAETVEHDVVGQFVKELIYDEIIPTLDLPLEELHSFADAVLERFQNPFIQHFLLSISLNSMSKFNTRDLPTLLEYYNRKRDLPRKLIFSLAALISFYKGKRGEEEIKLSDNQDILDLYKEQWGHFNGTLESTNAIVTNVLGYEENWEMDLNEIPGLTTAVTMDLFEIETKGMKQAIEAVFEQKTAK
- a CDS encoding UxaA family hydrolase, translated to MLDIIHLNENDNVIVALKDIEAGYKIVVQGKEIEVKESIKRGHKIAVEDIAINANIVKYGYPIGHAIKGVSVGEHVHTHNTKTNLEGIQEYQFNQKLTSNPYKQQNLTFKGYRRKNGDVGIRNELWIVPTVGCVNGIAERMIKLFEKEVGDISPFENILVLKHNFGCSQLGDDHENTRKILMDAVLHPNAGGVLVLGLGCENNNLYEFKESLGEFDEGRVKFLNSQEVSDEIEAGVQILKEIYEKAKGDKREEVPLSELKIGLKCGGSDGLSGITANPLLGRFSDFLVAQGGTTVLTEVPEMFGAETILMERAQNSEVFEKTVGLINEFKEYFMENKQPVYENPSPGNKDGGITTLEDKSLGCTQKAGTSTIVDVLKYGERLEHKGLNLLSAPGNDLVASSALASAGCQMVLFTTGRGTPFGSFVPTMKISSNTAIYENKPHWIDYNAGVLLEEEPDVVLQDFTEYIIKVASGELVNNEKNDFREIAIFKTGVTL